One genomic segment of Desulfonatronum thioautotrophicum includes these proteins:
- a CDS encoding type II toxin-antitoxin system VapC family toxin encodes MENPRILVDTSVIIDFLRKQYKEKTLLWALKENNTCFMSSVTYFELLAGATNDSKQDDIKKVCKWIPVLDFEEGSARFAAEIYRELKKDNNLVEFRDIFIAATALQHDFPLASLNNAHFERIKSLHLHPCPLPS; translated from the coding sequence ATGGAAAATCCGAGAATTCTAGTTGATACTTCGGTCATCATTGATTTTTTGCGCAAGCAATATAAAGAAAAAACACTCTTGTGGGCGCTTAAGGAAAATAATACTTGCTTTATGTCCAGCGTCACCTATTTCGAATTGTTGGCGGGTGCCACAAATGATTCGAAACAGGATGACATCAAAAAAGTATGCAAATGGATACCAGTTCTTGACTTTGAAGAAGGCAGCGCAAGATTTGCCGCAGAAATTTATCGGGAACTGAAAAAAGATAACAATCTTGTCGAATTTCGCGATATATTTATTGCAGCTACAGCCCTTCAGCATGATTTTCCCTTGGCCTCATTGAACAACGCCCATTTCGAGAGAATCAAAAGTCTGCACTTGCACCCATGCCCTCTTCCTTCATAA
- a CDS encoding aldo/keto reductase — protein sequence MFQTFKSASHDYAAAMRDLHKILAKLGTDYLDLWQVHDVRTMREFAETGRDGEALPAFIETRESGLVSYISGSVRVVLLRRL from the coding sequence ATCTTCCAAACTTTCAAGTCGGCTAGCCACGATTATGCCGCAGCCATGCGGGATTTACACAAGATACTGGCCAAGCTGGGCACGGACTATTTGGATTTATGGCAGGTTCATGATGTCCGGACCATGAGGGAGTTCGCGGAGACCGGCAGGGATGGCGAAGCATTGCCGGCATTTATCGAAACCAGGGAATCAGGGTTGGTGAGTTATATATCGGGGTCGGTGCGGGTAGTACTGCTCAGAAGGTTATGA
- a CDS encoding cytoplasmic protein yields the protein MRRENGGGDLPDATWGRPAFIHVLLNALDMQAKGYEPKVIIEGAAVKLIPELVKPDNPLNGLWQKNLDAGLAEGVCKACSTKLGTLEAAKEQGLTPLDDMSGHPSMASYRDQGFEIITF from the coding sequence GTGAGACGCGAAAACGGGGGGGGGGACTTGCCGGATGCAACCTGGGGACGTCCGGCATTCATCCATGTCCTGTTGAATGCCCTGGATATGCAGGCCAAGGGATATGAACCGAAAGTGATCATCGAGGGGGCGGCGGTGAAACTGATTCCGGAACTGGTCAAACCTGACAATCCCTTGAACGGATTATGGCAAAAGAATCTTGATGCCGGTCTTGCTGAAGGGGTTTGCAAAGCCTGCTCCACCAAGCTGGGAACTCTGGAGGCCGCCAAAGAACAGGGCTTGACCCCTTTGGATGACATGTCCGGCCATCCCAGCATGGCCAGTTACCGCGACCAGGGTTTTGAAATCATAACCTTCTGA
- a CDS encoding fatty acid--CoA ligase — MHPSQLLLIKNLLQAPVQNHPDQVILYGETRRFTYTEFRERVARLAGMLLARGVKPGDTVAVMDYDSHRYLECYYAVPMIGAVLHTINIRLSPEQMVYTIGHAEDDVILVNADFLPLLEQIKGRLDTVREYILLTDTDASPQTALPLSGEYEALLAAAEPLAEFPDFDENTRATTFYTTGTTGLPKGVFFSHRQLVLHTLAGLTALSSNATQGRLHREDVYMPITPMFHVHAWGIPYMATLLGVKQVYPGRYVPEVLARLISTEKVTFSHCVPTILHMLLSDPKCADYDLTGWKVVIGGAALPKAVCKAALDRGVDVFAGYGMSESCPILTLTHLSDAELLLDHESQIALRVRTGRPLPLVQLRRVDDADREAPDDDKTPGALQVRAPWLTRSYLKDDRNSEKLWTDGWMNTGDVACRDASGSLRITDRTKDVIKVGGEWLSSLELEDIILRHPDVAEAAVIGKPDLRWGETPLALVVAIQGVSLSEKSLAHHVKSFVDKGVLPKEAVLVKVRLVEAIAKTSVGKTNKVALRELYLKEGE; from the coding sequence ATGCATCCATCCCAGCTGCTGCTGATCAAGAACCTTCTCCAGGCCCCTGTCCAGAACCATCCGGATCAGGTAATCCTCTACGGCGAAACCCGTCGCTTCACCTACACCGAGTTTCGCGAGCGGGTAGCCAGGCTGGCGGGGATGTTGCTGGCCCGGGGCGTGAAACCCGGGGACACCGTGGCGGTCATGGACTACGACAGTCATCGCTATCTGGAGTGCTACTACGCCGTGCCGATGATCGGGGCGGTGCTGCACACCATCAACATCCGCCTTTCCCCGGAGCAGATGGTCTATACCATCGGGCACGCCGAGGACGACGTCATCCTGGTCAACGCCGACTTTCTGCCCCTGCTGGAGCAGATCAAGGGGCGGCTGGACACCGTACGCGAGTATATCCTGCTCACGGACACCGACGCATCCCCCCAGACCGCCTTGCCCTTGTCCGGCGAGTACGAGGCCCTGCTGGCCGCCGCCGAGCCGCTGGCCGAGTTCCCGGATTTCGACGAGAACACCCGGGCCACCACCTTCTACACCACTGGCACTACGGGTTTGCCCAAGGGCGTCTTCTTCAGCCACCGGCAACTGGTCCTGCATACCCTGGCCGGGCTGACCGCCCTGAGTTCCAACGCCACTCAGGGTCGTCTGCATCGGGAGGACGTGTACATGCCCATCACGCCCATGTTCCACGTCCACGCCTGGGGCATCCCCTACATGGCGACCCTGCTCGGGGTGAAGCAGGTCTATCCGGGCAGATACGTTCCCGAGGTGCTGGCCCGGCTGATCAGCACGGAAAAGGTCACCTTCAGCCACTGCGTGCCGACCATCCTGCACATGCTGCTTTCCGATCCCAAATGCGCGGACTACGACCTGACGGGCTGGAAGGTGGTCATCGGCGGCGCGGCCCTGCCCAAGGCCGTGTGCAAGGCGGCCCTGGACCGGGGCGTGGACGTTTTCGCGGGCTACGGCATGTCCGAATCCTGCCCCATCCTGACGCTGACCCATCTCTCCGACGCCGAACTGCTCCTGGACCATGAAAGCCAGATTGCCCTGCGCGTGCGCACCGGCCGCCCACTGCCCCTGGTCCAGTTGCGCCGCGTGGACGACGCCGACCGGGAGGCGCCCGACGACGACAAAACCCCCGGCGCCCTGCAGGTGCGCGCCCCGTGGCTGACCCGATCCTATCTCAAGGATGACCGCAATTCGGAAAAATTATGGACCGACGGCTGGATGAACACCGGGGACGTGGCCTGCCGCGACGCCTCGGGGAGCCTGCGGATCACGGACCGGACCAAGGACGTGATCAAAGTCGGCGGGGAGTGGCTCAGTTCCCTGGAGTTGGAGGACATCATCCTGCGCCACCCGGACGTGGCCGAAGCAGCGGTGATCGGCAAGCCGGACCTGCGCTGGGGAGAGACCCCCCTGGCCCTGGTCGTGGCCATACAAGGGGTATCGCTGTCGGAAAAGAGCCTCGCCCATCATGTCAAGAGCTTCGTGGACAAGGGCGTGCTGCCCAAGGAGGCGGTCCTGGTCAAGGTCCGCCTGGTGGAGGCCATTGCCAAGACCAGCGTGGGCAAGACCAACAAGGTCGCCCTGCGGGAGCTGTATCTGAAAGAAGGGGAGTGA
- a CDS encoding DNA phosphorothioation-associated putative methyltransferase, translating into MNPPVQRHRTAINRSGLSRPFQYLARHGFLDGERRVFDYGCGRGGDLELLRGSGIQAEGWDPHYAPDQPLAPADVVNLGFVINVVEDPQERSEALSRAFDLAGNVLAVSAMLGRDSFFDAGRSFEDGIITSRDTFQKYYTQTELKDYIESVLQTEAIAVGPGVFFVFKDKGAEQRFLLRRQERVWPDSSVAHLLTCRRETVPRTGRTERILPDELIEALGARASSLGREPRTDDLPEELLQDVVRETRTLGRAMRQVWERFDPVLLEQAAKSRSDGLLVYLALNIFNKRQDQKAMPEQTRRDIRYFFRTIKAAQEAALALLFSAGRPETILDACRQAASDGLGWMDGEHSLTIHSSLLDRLPAVLRVYAGCASRLFGDVTIADLLKFHIHSGKFTLLLVDDFFGRPVPELKCRVKIKLRSQDIDIFEHTEEQYRSLVYLKSRFMHPDMDGYGEQKAFDDRLRAIPELDLSGYGPKPDEFWRVVNVRP; encoded by the coding sequence ATGAACCCCCCAGTCCAACGCCACCGCACGGCCATCAACCGATCCGGCCTGTCCCGGCCCTTCCAATATCTGGCCCGGCATGGGTTTCTGGATGGTGAGAGGCGGGTTTTTGATTACGGCTGCGGGCGCGGGGGTGATCTGGAATTGTTGCGAGGTAGCGGCATTCAGGCCGAGGGCTGGGACCCGCACTATGCGCCGGATCAGCCGCTTGCGCCCGCGGACGTGGTCAACCTGGGCTTTGTGATCAATGTTGTGGAGGATCCCCAGGAGCGGAGCGAGGCCCTGTCCAGGGCTTTTGACCTGGCCGGGAACGTGTTGGCCGTGAGCGCCATGCTGGGCAGGGACTCCTTCTTCGACGCCGGGCGGTCCTTCGAGGACGGGATCATCACCAGCCGGGACACGTTCCAGAAGTATTACACCCAGACCGAACTCAAGGACTACATCGAGTCCGTGCTCCAAACTGAGGCCATTGCCGTGGGGCCGGGTGTTTTTTTCGTGTTCAAGGACAAGGGCGCGGAGCAGCGGTTTCTGCTGCGCCGGCAGGAGCGGGTCTGGCCGGACAGTTCCGTGGCCCATCTGCTGACCTGCCGCCGCGAGACCGTGCCGCGCACGGGCCGCACGGAGCGCATCCTGCCGGATGAGCTGATCGAGGCCCTGGGCGCCAGGGCCTCGAGCCTGGGGCGGGAGCCCAGGACTGACGATTTGCCGGAAGAGCTGCTCCAGGACGTTGTCCGCGAGACCAGAACCCTGGGCCGGGCCATGCGCCAGGTCTGGGAGCGATTCGACCCCGTTCTGCTGGAACAGGCCGCCAAGTCCCGGTCTGACGGGCTGCTGGTCTATCTGGCCCTGAACATCTTCAACAAGCGCCAGGACCAGAAAGCCATGCCGGAGCAGACCCGGCGGGATATCCGGTACTTCTTCCGGACCATCAAGGCCGCCCAGGAAGCGGCTCTGGCCCTGCTCTTCAGCGCGGGCCGCCCCGAAACCATCCTGGATGCCTGCCGCCAGGCCGCGTCAGACGGTCTGGGCTGGATGGACGGAGAGCATTCCCTGACCATTCACTCGTCCCTGCTGGACCGGCTGCCGGCCGTGCTCCGGGTCTACGCCGGATGCGCGTCCCGGCTGTTCGGCGACGTGACCATCGCCGACCTGCTCAAGTTCCACATCCACTCCGGCAAGTTCACTCTGCTCCTGGTGGACGACTTTTTCGGCCGGCCCGTCCCGGAGCTGAAATGCCGGGTCAAGATCAAGCTGCGCTCCCAGGATATCGACATATTTGAACATACCGAAGAGCAGTACCGCTCCCTGGTCTACCTCAAATCCCGGTTCATGCACCCGGACATGGACGGGTACGGCGAGCAGAAGGCATTCGACGACCGGCTGCGGGCCATCCCGGAGCTGGACCTGTCCGGGTACGGGCCAAAGCCCGATGAATTTTGGCGGGTGGTCAATGTGCGTCCATGA
- a CDS encoding DUF3368 domain-containing protein — protein MPDRLWVVNASPIISLANIGYANLLPDMCDQLVIPRAVEHEILDGTDDDLAKHWMSTAGQQWVKDTGAVVPLVAAWDLGAGESAVLSWSYLHLEYQSVVDDLAARKFAKAIGIELCGTIGVIVIAKKNGLVPDAKRLLKRLIEMNFRIDDLLYETALRLAGESP, from the coding sequence ATGCCTGACCGCTTGTGGGTGGTCAACGCCTCGCCCATTATTTCGCTTGCCAATATTGGGTACGCGAACCTGTTGCCGGATATGTGCGATCAGCTCGTCATTCCTCGGGCCGTTGAACATGAGATCCTCGATGGCACGGATGATGATCTCGCAAAACACTGGATGTCTACAGCAGGGCAACAGTGGGTAAAAGATACCGGAGCAGTCGTGCCGCTTGTGGCGGCGTGGGATCTTGGTGCGGGTGAAAGTGCGGTGCTTTCCTGGAGTTACCTGCATTTGGAATACCAGTCTGTAGTTGATGATCTTGCCGCGCGGAAATTTGCGAAAGCCATTGGCATCGAGCTGTGCGGAACTATCGGCGTAATCGTGATCGCCAAAAAAAATGGACTGGTCCCTGATGCGAAACGACTTCTCAAACGTTTAATCGAGATGAATTTCAGAATAGATGACTTGCTGTATGAGACGGCTCTCCGATTGGCTGGAGAGTCTCCATAA
- a CDS encoding UPF0175 family protein: MSVQVTIDVPETSFSILRTTPTAFAQELRLAAAVKWYEIGRISQSKAAELAGISRAQFLTALGQFNVSPYQVTPEELAAEVRDA; the protein is encoded by the coding sequence ATGTCAGTACAAGTAACGATAGATGTGCCGGAAACATCCTTTTCCATTCTTCGCACCACACCGACGGCATTCGCGCAAGAATTACGGTTGGCAGCCGCGGTCAAATGGTACGAAATCGGAAGAATTTCGCAATCCAAAGCGGCGGAGCTGGCCGGAATCAGCCGTGCGCAATTCCTCACGGCGCTGGGTCAGTTTAACGTTTCACCCTATCAGGTCACCCCGGAGGAGCTGGCCGCGGAAGTACGTGATGCCTGA
- a CDS encoding type II toxin-antitoxin system VapC family toxin: MKYLLDANAIIAIFKGHAGMLERLRRHQPRDFGIPAVVIHELYFGAYKSMRPRQNISRIQTLQFEGLMFSPEDARCSGEVRAQLATRGTPIGPYDVLIAGQALSRDCILITRNTREFERVCGLRIENWEDE, translated from the coding sequence ATGAAATATTTGCTCGATGCCAACGCGATCATTGCCATTTTCAAGGGGCATGCCGGCATGCTTGAGCGTTTGCGCCGGCACCAACCCCGTGACTTCGGCATCCCTGCCGTGGTCATCCACGAACTCTATTTCGGAGCGTATAAGAGCATGCGCCCCAGGCAGAACATTTCCCGCATCCAGACTCTGCAATTCGAGGGGCTCATGTTCAGCCCCGAAGATGCCCGCTGTTCTGGAGAAGTTCGCGCTCAGCTCGCAACGCGGGGCACACCCATCGGGCCATATGACGTACTCATCGCGGGTCAAGCGCTGTCTCGGGACTGTATTCTGATTACCCGCAACACACGTGAATTCGAAAGAGTTTGCGGCCTGCGCATTGAAAACTGGGAAGATGAATGA
- a CDS encoding antitoxin — METAKIFWSGRSQAVRLPKNYRFHAGEVRIRRSGNAVILEPIAEDWAWLENVTGPVDADFEQAVSEQPGEQVRPVLDYFQ, encoded by the coding sequence ATGGAAACGGCGAAAATATTCTGGTCCGGTCGCTCGCAGGCCGTGCGTCTGCCCAAGAACTACCGATTTCACGCCGGGGAAGTGCGCATTCGCCGTAGCGGTAATGCGGTCATTCTCGAGCCCATTGCCGAGGATTGGGCCTGGCTGGAGAATGTCACTGGTCCAGTGGATGCGGATTTCGAGCAGGCGGTTTCAGAACAACCAGGAGAACAGGTCCGGCCGGTACTGGATTATTTCCAATGA
- a CDS encoding addiction module antidote protein, translated as MNEPHIAHEEATIASFRRDPAFAAEYLNAVIEDGSQEEIMTAFRRVAEAFGMKQIAETARLNPKTLYRTLSPKGNPELKTFLGILDSMGMRLAVTPKHAHHGLS; from the coding sequence ATGAATGAACCACATATCGCTCACGAAGAGGCAACCATCGCCAGCTTTCGGCGTGATCCGGCATTTGCCGCGGAATATTTGAATGCCGTTATCGAAGATGGATCACAGGAGGAGATCATGACGGCCTTTCGGCGGGTTGCCGAGGCCTTTGGCATGAAACAGATTGCCGAAACGGCTCGGCTCAATCCAAAAACTCTTTACAGAACGTTGTCGCCCAAGGGGAACCCTGAATTGAAAACATTCCTCGGTATTCTCGACTCCATGGGTATGCGCCTGGCGGTCACGCCCAAGCATGCGCATCACGGTCTTTCATAG
- a CDS encoding helix-turn-helix domain-containing protein, producing MSRARDHMQRMMDQINAGGQVDWVRKNTFTPQADGSFVRRITLKDGTVEREETIPPERCMVLAARIKTGLSQTQFADLLGISVRTLHDWEQGRRTPSGAARTLIKLATKNPGVLRELALT from the coding sequence ATGAGCAGGGCGCGTGACCATATGCAACGCATGATGGACCAGATCAATGCCGGTGGCCAGGTCGATTGGGTGAGAAAAAACACGTTCACCCCGCAAGCCGATGGCTCCTTTGTGCGCAGGATCACCTTGAAGGACGGGACGGTTGAACGGGAAGAAACCATCCCCCCTGAGCGCTGCATGGTCCTTGCTGCGCGTATAAAGACCGGACTCTCTCAAACACAGTTCGCCGACCTTCTGGGCATTTCCGTCCGGACTTTGCACGATTGGGAGCAGGGCAGGCGAACTCCCTCCGGTGCGGCGCGGACCCTGATCAAGCTTGCCACGAAGAATCCGGGCGTACTGCGTGAATTGGCGTTAACCTGA
- a CDS encoding HNH endonuclease: MCSRRKVLDNLLNILIRLRTDRNRNRWTAVTNHRAPHKPFLLLSILDLAAQGDIDQPFIEPSFDLAERFTRYWSLIMPVGTTGNMAYPFYHMQSEGFWSLVPRPGMETDLQQRPVTSMTRLRGVHLGAKISEELFHCINDSQCREQIRAALLHTYFSPSVRPILLRDASENQEAFEYSQRLLAAAEKAMPYAAPEDRPRQVRDQGFRKAVMSLYKHRCALCGIRMLTPDGHTIVEAAHIRPWSESKDDRPVNGLALCRLCHWSFDEGFMSVGKGYEVLVSPMARAEQNNPGVIMTLENRPIFRPEEDRFIPDQACLTWHRRAVFKT, encoded by the coding sequence GTGTGCTCAAGGAGAAAAGTCCTGGATAACCTGCTCAACATCCTGATCCGTCTGCGCACGGATAGGAACCGCAACCGCTGGACAGCGGTTACGAACCATCGCGCACCCCACAAGCCGTTCCTGCTCCTGTCCATCCTGGACCTGGCCGCACAAGGCGACATTGACCAGCCATTCATCGAGCCTTCCTTTGATCTGGCAGAACGCTTCACCCGCTACTGGAGCCTGATCATGCCCGTTGGCACTACGGGCAATATGGCCTACCCCTTCTATCACATGCAAAGCGAAGGCTTCTGGTCGCTTGTCCCCAGGCCTGGCATGGAAACAGATCTGCAACAGCGGCCGGTCACGTCCATGACCCGGCTGCGCGGCGTGCACCTTGGTGCGAAGATTTCCGAGGAACTTTTTCATTGCATCAACGACAGCCAGTGTCGCGAGCAGATCCGGGCCGCTCTACTCCATACGTACTTTTCACCCTCTGTCCGGCCGATTCTCCTGCGCGATGCTTCGGAAAACCAGGAAGCCTTTGAGTACAGCCAGCGCCTGCTGGCCGCGGCTGAAAAAGCCATGCCATACGCCGCACCGGAGGATCGTCCCAGGCAAGTCCGCGACCAGGGCTTTCGCAAGGCGGTCATGTCCTTGTATAAACATCGTTGCGCCCTGTGCGGCATCCGCATGCTCACACCGGACGGGCACACTATTGTTGAAGCAGCGCACATCAGGCCCTGGTCCGAAAGCAAGGACGACCGGCCGGTCAACGGCTTGGCCCTGTGCCGGTTGTGCCACTGGAGCTTTGACGAGGGGTTCATGAGCGTTGGCAAGGGCTACGAGGTGCTTGTCTCGCCCATGGCTCGGGCCGAGCAGAACAACCCTGGCGTGATCATGACCCTGGAAAACCGTCCAATTTTCAGGCCGGAAGAGGATCGGTTTATTCCGGATCAGGCATGTCTGACATGGCACAGGCGCGCAGTGTTCAAGACCTGA
- a CDS encoding type I restriction endonuclease subunit R produces MRTALPNASFLAFTGTPLIVGEEKTRQVFGDYISVYDFQQSVADGATVPLYYENRIPELQLTNDNLNADMERLLEEAELDEAQEKKLERDFAREYHLITREDRLEAIAKDLVNHFPSRGFRGKGMMICIDKATAIRMYDKVQKHWAAKIEELRGELAGVSEDDRSALEQRIAWMRETDMAVVVSQGQNEIAEMAAKGLDIKPHRKRMLEEDLETRFKKADDPFRLVFVCAMWMTGFDVPSCSTLYLDKPMRNHTLMQTIARANRVFFGKVCGLIVDYVGVFRNLEKALAIYGSKGSSGTDTSGDKKPVEDKSALVAALGHTLAETEAMCRGHGVHLDAIRAADGLSCVGLLDDAVDALVGTEEVKRGYLDLANVVQRLYKAVLPDPEAKEFAAQVMPIRVIAEKIRDLTPPADISLIMEQVEELLDRSVATEGYIIHQTHPAYNEESWVDLSGIDFNTLAERFKTGRKRTINEKLKGTLARKLMAMIRLNPTRMDYLEKFQAMIDDYNSGSLNAEELFHRLKTFAGKLTQEEQRAVSEQLSEEELTLFDLLTKPDIELNEKDKIKVKATARDLLATLKKEKLVLDWRKRQQARAEVRVTIEKVLDAGLPRIYTPELFNQKSSAVYQHVYDAYFGAGGSVYGTAA; encoded by the coding sequence ATGCGCACGGCCCTGCCCAATGCCTCGTTCCTGGCCTTCACCGGCACCCCGTTGATCGTGGGTGAAGAGAAAACGCGGCAGGTCTTCGGGGACTACATCAGCGTGTACGATTTTCAGCAGTCCGTGGCGGACGGGGCCACGGTGCCGCTCTATTACGAAAATCGCATTCCGGAACTGCAACTGACCAACGACAACCTGAACGCGGACATGGAGCGCCTGCTGGAAGAGGCTGAGTTGGACGAGGCCCAGGAGAAAAAGCTGGAGCGGGATTTCGCCAGGGAATACCATCTGATCACCCGTGAGGACCGCCTGGAAGCCATTGCCAAGGACCTGGTGAACCATTTTCCTTCCAGGGGGTTCCGGGGCAAGGGCATGATGATCTGCATCGACAAAGCCACGGCGATCCGGATGTACGACAAGGTGCAAAAGCATTGGGCCGCGAAGATCGAGGAATTGCGGGGAGAGTTGGCCGGGGTGAGCGAGGATGACCGGAGTGCCCTGGAGCAGCGCATTGCCTGGATGCGGGAAACAGACATGGCCGTGGTGGTCTCCCAGGGCCAGAATGAAATCGCGGAGATGGCTGCCAAGGGCCTGGACATCAAACCGCACCGCAAAAGGATGCTGGAAGAAGACCTGGAGACCAGATTCAAGAAAGCAGATGACCCGTTTCGACTGGTCTTTGTCTGCGCCATGTGGATGACCGGATTCGACGTGCCCAGTTGCTCCACGCTCTACCTGGACAAGCCCATGCGCAACCACACTCTGATGCAGACCATCGCCAGGGCCAACAGGGTCTTTTTCGGCAAGGTCTGCGGCCTGATCGTGGATTACGTCGGGGTGTTCCGCAACCTGGAAAAGGCTCTGGCCATTTACGGTTCCAAAGGCAGTTCCGGAACGGACACGTCCGGAGACAAGAAGCCGGTGGAGGACAAGTCCGCATTGGTTGCCGCACTGGGCCACACCCTGGCTGAAACCGAAGCGATGTGCCGCGGTCACGGTGTCCATCTGGACGCCATCCGGGCGGCAGACGGCCTGTCGTGCGTGGGCCTGCTGGACGATGCCGTGGACGCCCTGGTGGGTACCGAGGAAGTCAAGCGCGGCTACCTTGATCTGGCCAACGTGGTCCAGCGGCTCTACAAGGCCGTTTTACCCGATCCAGAGGCCAAGGAGTTCGCGGCCCAGGTCATGCCCATTCGAGTCATAGCCGAAAAGATTCGCGACCTGACCCCGCCGGCGGATATTTCCTTGATCATGGAGCAGGTGGAAGAACTCCTGGATCGTTCGGTGGCCACGGAAGGTTACATCATCCATCAGACTCATCCGGCTTACAATGAAGAAAGCTGGGTTGACCTGAGCGGGATTGATTTTAACACCCTGGCGGAGAGGTTCAAGACCGGCCGCAAGCGGACCATCAATGAAAAGCTCAAAGGCACCCTGGCCCGTAAACTGATGGCCATGATTCGGCTCAACCCCACGCGCATGGACTACCTGGAAAAATTCCAGGCCATGATCGACGATTACAATTCAGGCAGCCTGAATGCCGAGGAACTCTTCCACCGCCTGAAAACATTCGCCGGAAAACTGACCCAGGAAGAACAACGTGCCGTTAGTGAACAGCTCAGCGAGGAAGAACTGACCCTGTTCGACCTGCTGACCAAGCCGGATATTGAGCTGAATGAAAAAGACAAGATCAAGGTCAAAGCCACGGCCCGCGATCTCCTGGCCACTCTGAAAAAGGAAAAGCTGGTCCTGGACTGGCGCAAACGCCAGCAAGCCCGCGCCGAAGTCCGCGTGACCATCGAAAAAGTCCTGGATGCAGGACTCCCCAGAATCTACACCCCGGAGCTTTTCAACCAGAAAAGCTCAGCCGTATACCAGCACGTCTATGATGCCTACTTTGGTGCCGGTGGGAGCGTGTACGGAACAGCGGCGTGA
- a CDS encoding type I restriction endonuclease, producing MNPPVDYTEDTLVEKPAIALLKELGWTWFDAQHEFHAGLSSLGRENKSEVILKSRLREALLVLNSEAAPEAIHEAIAELSRNRSRPGPEHAHGPAQCLVPGLHRHPVDRG from the coding sequence ATGAACCCGCCCGTGGACTACACCGAAGACACCCTGGTTGAAAAACCGGCCATTGCCCTGCTGAAAGAGTTGGGCTGGACATGGTTCGACGCGCAACATGAGTTCCATGCGGGCCTGAGCAGCCTGGGCCGGGAAAACAAGTCCGAGGTGATTCTCAAGTCCCGGTTGCGGGAAGCTCTGCTTGTGCTCAACTCCGAGGCCGCGCCCGAGGCCATCCACGAGGCCATTGCGGAACTGAGCCGGAACCGGTCCCGCCCTGGCCCTGAACATGCGCACGGCCCTGCCCAATGCCTCGTTCCTGGCCTTCACCGGCACCCCGTTGATCGTGGGTGA